One stretch of Arachis hypogaea cultivar Tifrunner chromosome 20, arahy.Tifrunner.gnm2.J5K5, whole genome shotgun sequence DNA includes these proteins:
- the LOC112786240 gene encoding protein MAIN-LIKE 2-like — MAGLYHLARLNDRWFRLDEPLISAFVERWRPETHTFHMSFGEYTIILQDVAYQLGLPVDGRYVSGCLTDFQIYIQGGRPAWETFGECPEGADMETVRRYARAYIMMLLGTQLFADKSDKRIHIRWLPYVARLEEMGAYSWGVGSTSMVVPLHVPSGQQTCGEVSWPVTVTSVLDLLRWSDHNPSGSEKGPRVQMWRMRIDLLQATDFIWMPYNSPDVLQVVHPEVLEPRHMALWRCVTLLIYFAAIEWHQIDRVLLQFGGVQPCPQPALNIDFLMSKDGRGGGR, encoded by the exons atggccggattataccatcttgcaaggTTGAATGATAGATGGTTCAGATTGGATGAGCCTCTTATTAGTGCTTTCGTCGAGCggtggcgtccggagacgcacacaTTCCACATGTCATTCGGGGAGTACACGATCATACTACAGGACGTGGCGTACCAGCTGGGCTTGCCGGTCGACGGACGTTATGTCAGTGGTTGCTTGACGGATTTCCAGATATACATCCAGGGTGGCCGTCCAGCCTGG GAGACTTTTGGAGAGTGCCCCGAGGGAGCTGACATGGAGACAGTAAGGCGCTATGCtcgtgcctatatcatgatgCTGTTGGGCACTCAGTTGTTTGCCGACAAGTCCGACAAACGTATTCATATCAGATGGCTACCCTACGTGGctaggcttgaggagatgggtgCCTACAGCTGGGGGGTCGGCAGCACTAGCATGGTTGTACCGCTGCATGTGCCAAGTGGCCAACAGACATGTGGTGAAGTTAGCTGGCCCGTTACAGTTACTTCAGTCTTGGATCTTTTGCG GTGGTCAGATCACAATCCTTCCGGTAGCGAGAAGGGACCTCGAGTTCAGATGTGGAGGATGAGGATAGACCTCTTACAAGCCACGGAT TTTATCTGGATGCCGTATAACTCTCCCGACGTCCTTCAAGTTGTGCATCCTGAGGTGTTGGAGCCTCGTCATATGGCGTTATGGCGGTGTGTGacgttgttgatttattttgctgcgatagagtggcatcagattgaCCGGGTGTTACTGCAGTTCGGCGGAGTACAGCCCTGTCCCCAGcccgccctgaacatcgacttctTGATGTCGAAGGATGGGAGAGGCGGTGGTCGTTAG
- the LOC140183188 gene encoding uncharacterized mitochondrial protein AtMg00310-like, which produces MAISIYTLSCFKLPETVIEEIQRAILQFWWGQKRSENRMQWIRWRISCRLKMQRGLNFKDLKAFNLAILTKQGWKLVSRPNSLINKVFQSKYYRYSNFLRAEVGHNPSWDWRSIIEGRKVLKKGILCEVGRRINIRIREDSWVKDYVSITPITTTAMTVNLEWVSQLQNSNKTWNQNLIQTNFNLDIATAILNTPIHESEDRVTWMMEKGGDFTVASGYKIAFNFYHPPIEYLPE; this is translated from the coding sequence ATGGCGATATCGATATACACCCTAAGTTGTTTCAAGTTACCAGAAACAGTAATTGAAGAGATTCAGCGAGCCATACTTCAATTTTGGTGGGGGCAGAAAAGGTCAGAAAACAGGATGCAGTGGATCAGATGGAGGATTTCTTGCAGACTAAAAATGCAAAGGGGTCTCAACTTTAAAGATTTGAAGGCTTTTAACCTTGCCATACTCACAAAGCAAGGTTGGAAGTTAGTTTCCAGACCTAATTCTCTCATCAATAAAGTGTTTCAAAGCAAATATTACAGATATTCAAACTTCCTAAGAGCAGAGGTTGGACATAACCCATCATGGGATTGGAGGAGTATTATCGAGGGGAGAAAGGTGCTAAAAAAAGGCATACTATGTGAAGTAGGAAGGAGAATTAACATTAGAATCCGAGAAGACTCATGGGTGAAGGATTATGTTTCAATTACTCCTATTACTACCACTGCAATGACTGTTAATCTAGAATGGGTTTCACAATTACAGAATTCAAACAAAACATGGAATCAGAACTTAATTCAGACCAATTTCAATCTAGACATAGCTACAGCAATACTTAACACTCCAATTCATGAATCAGAGGATAGAGTTACCTGGATGATGGAAAAAGGGGGCGACTTCACTGTTGCTTCGGGATACAAAATAGCCTTTAATTTCTACCACCCACCAATTGAATACCTACCAGAATAa